From a region of the Luteitalea sp. genome:
- a CDS encoding serine hydrolase, translated as AVAVDGELAWAEALGWADLQERVPITPRMPFRIGGVSKPMTAAAVGLRHQQGLLDLDAPVQEYLPSFPEKRWPPGCDS; from the coding sequence TCGCGGTGGCGGTCGACGGTGAGCTCGCGTGGGCCGAGGCGCTTGGGTGGGCGGATCTCCAGGAGCGCGTACCGATCACGCCACGAATGCCCTTTCGAATTGGCGGCGTGTCCAAGCCCATGACCGCGGCCGCGGTGGGCCTGCGGCATCAGCAGGGGCTCCTCGACCTCGACGCCCCCGTGCAGGAATACCTGCCGAGCTTCCCCGAGAAGCGCTGGCCGCCCGGCTGCGATTCCTGA